In Roseofilum reptotaenium CS-1145, the DNA window GACCAAAATCAGTTAATAAGGTCAGAATTCTGGGCACACCAATTTCCTTGATTTAAGAAAAAACAACTTTCGGATGTAAAACCCACTGTAAATCAGTTTGCTCAAGTTCTCCAATACCGAGAAACCCGCCCGTTTGGGAACTGACGCGCACTACTGTCCCGGAGAGTGTTTTATTACGGATGGACAATTGTTGACCATGGAACCAGGAGCGCACTTGGGACGGGGAAAGAATGCACTCTGGAAGATGACTTAAGGCAACATGACCCGAAATGGGGGTAAAGGTTTGCTGCTCTACTTGGGTTTCCAACTCCTCCAAAGTCAGACTCTGGCTTAAACGAAATCCACTGCTTTGGGTGCGGGTTAACTGAGCTAACGTTGCCCCCGCGTTCACTCGATTACCTAAGTCGCGGGCAATCGCCCGAATATAGGTTCCTGGGCCACAGGCGATCTCCACATCCAGCTCTGGAAAGTCCCCCGGCCGCCAATCAAGAATCTGAAGATCGTACACTTCCACCGTCCGTGCTGGCACTTGAACGACTTCCCCCTGTCTAGCCAATTTATACAAACGCTTTCCTCCCACCTGAATCGCGCTATAAATCGGAGGAATTTGTTCAATCTTGCCCTGAAATTCGCTTAAAACCAATTGAATCGACTCTAAACTCAGATCGGGAACCGGTTGACTTTCGATCTCCTCTCCTTCTAAATCATCCGTTTCTGTCCGTAGACCAAACTTAATTGTGGCTTGATACGCTTTATCTTGAGGTAGAAACTGCAACAGACGAGTGGCTTTCCCTACAGCAATAGGTAGAACCCCAACCGCCGCAGGATCTAGGGTTCCTCCATGGCCAACTCGCTTGGTGCGTAATAAGCGACGAACCCGTGCCACACAATCATGGGACGTGTAACCAGCGAGTTTATTGAGGTTGAGAAATCCAAACGTCATTTAGGGAATTATATAGCGTTTCTCTGTTCTATGGAGCAAATTTCTAGGGATCTGATCTGATCTTCCTACTCTCGAA includes these proteins:
- the truB gene encoding tRNA pseudouridine(55) synthase TruB, with translation MTFGFLNLNKLAGYTSHDCVARVRRLLRTKRVGHGGTLDPAAVGVLPIAVGKATRLLQFLPQDKAYQATIKFGLRTETDDLEGEEIESQPVPDLSLESIQLVLSEFQGKIEQIPPIYSAIQVGGKRLYKLARQGEVVQVPARTVEVYDLQILDWRPGDFPELDVEIACGPGTYIRAIARDLGNRVNAGATLAQLTRTQSSGFRLSQSLTLEELETQVEQQTFTPISGHVALSHLPECILSPSQVRSWFHGQQLSIRNKTLSGTVVRVSSQTGGFLGIGELEQTDLQWVLHPKVVFS